A portion of the Adhaeribacter radiodurans genome contains these proteins:
- a CDS encoding sensor histidine kinase: MTLRTRFILFAVLIHAVMALIAARLLTTDKVWFVATEALIIVSIFVTINIYRSFVRPLDIISAGIESIRSKDFTVKFLPVGQREVDQLVEVYNTMIDQLRQERTLQAEKHYLLEQLLLASPSGIILLDFDQNIENINPAASRWLNVNLADCKGKPLWVLSNQWGTDLADLTEGQSKLFNVNGIRLFKSQKAHFVDRGFPHYFILIEELTEELVRQEKVAYEKIIRMMSHEVNNSIGAINSILQSFKHYTPQLEIDLQPDYENALQICIDRNTQLANFMGKFAGLVRLPLPTKQTLDLHALLQHAYYLMRPLAEERHIAWIWDLAPEPIVIQADEQQLEQIVINIIKNAFEAMEQDGKLTIITIAQPPTLHIENNGPGIPPEVRQQLFSPFFSTKKNGQGIGLMLIRDILMNHGFPFSLETIADHRTVFTIRFSKM; this comes from the coding sequence ATGACGCTGCGGACTAGGTTTATTTTGTTTGCGGTTCTCATTCACGCGGTAATGGCCCTTATTGCGGCCCGTTTACTCACCACCGATAAAGTTTGGTTTGTAGCTACCGAGGCGCTGATTATAGTTTCCATTTTCGTAACCATAAACATTTACCGTTCTTTTGTCCGGCCCCTGGATATTATCTCGGCCGGCATTGAATCTATCCGGAGCAAAGATTTTACCGTGAAGTTTCTGCCGGTCGGTCAGCGCGAAGTAGATCAGTTGGTAGAAGTTTATAATACCATGATCGACCAGTTGCGTCAGGAACGTACGTTGCAAGCCGAAAAGCATTATTTACTAGAACAATTGCTGCTGGCTTCACCTTCCGGAATTATCTTACTGGATTTCGACCAGAATATTGAAAATATAAATCCGGCAGCTTCGCGGTGGTTAAACGTTAATTTGGCCGATTGTAAAGGGAAACCGCTTTGGGTTTTATCCAACCAATGGGGAACCGATCTGGCCGACTTAACCGAAGGGCAATCCAAATTGTTTAACGTAAACGGCATCCGGTTGTTTAAATCCCAAAAAGCCCATTTCGTAGACCGGGGCTTTCCGCATTATTTCATTCTGATTGAAGAACTGACGGAAGAACTAGTGCGGCAGGAGAAAGTGGCCTACGAGAAAATCATCCGGATGATGTCGCATGAGGTGAATAATTCGATTGGCGCCATTAACTCCATCTTGCAAAGTTTCAAACATTACACGCCGCAACTGGAAATCGATTTGCAACCCGATTACGAAAATGCCTTACAAATTTGCATTGACCGCAATACGCAATTAGCAAACTTTATGGGTAAGTTCGCCGGTTTGGTTCGCCTGCCTTTGCCTACTAAACAAACCCTGGATTTGCATGCGCTGCTCCAGCATGCCTACTATTTAATGCGCCCTCTGGCCGAAGAACGCCACATTGCCTGGATTTGGGACTTAGCTCCTGAGCCCATCGTTATTCAGGCGGACGAGCAGCAACTCGAACAAATTGTTATTAATATTATTAAAAATGCCTTCGAGGCCATGGAGCAAGACGGCAAACTTACCATTATAACTATTGCGCAGCCTCCCACTTTACACATCGAAAACAATGGTCCGGGTATTCCGCCGGAAGTAAGACAACAATTATTTTCGCCGTTTTTCAGTACTAAAAAGAACGGCCAAGGCATCGGCTTAATGCTTATCCGCGACATTCTCATGAACCACGGCTTCCCGTTCTCTTTAGAAACCATTGCCGACCATCGAACGGTTTTTACCATCCGATTTTCTAAAATGTAA
- a CDS encoding FAD-binding oxidoreductase gives MMLAEVEPIAQFKMNLRGKLIEPHDADYETCRKVYNGMIDKRPTMIARCLDEADVIAAVNFARENNLLVAIRGGGHNGAGLGMCDGGLVIDLSLMKGTHVDAVEKTIQVQGGCTLGDVDHATHAFGMAIPMGIQSTTGIAGLTLGGGVGHLSRKCGLTIDNLLEADVVLADGQFVRASEEENSDLFWAIRGGGGNFGVVTSFLFRTHPISMVYGGPMLWELTDAKEVMKWYHEFIKGASDDINGFFAFLTVPPGPPFPEHLHLRNMCAVVWCYTGKLEDAEKAFEPIRNFKKPALDLVGPLPVPALQSMFDPLMPTGMQWYWKGDYVKELTDEAIDLYIEHGSKLPTMLSTMHLYPINGAAGRVDKNAMAWNFRDANYAMVIAGIDPDPANKDVITTWAKDYWNAVHPHSEGGSYINFMMEEGQDRVKATYGSNYEKLVTIKKKYDPNNLFRVNQNIIPV, from the coding sequence ATGATGTTAGCAGAAGTAGAGCCTATTGCCCAATTTAAAATGAACCTCAGGGGTAAACTTATTGAACCGCACGATGCAGATTATGAAACCTGCCGGAAAGTTTACAATGGCATGATTGATAAGCGCCCCACTATGATTGCCCGGTGCCTAGATGAGGCTGATGTTATAGCTGCCGTAAACTTTGCCCGGGAAAACAATTTGTTAGTGGCTATCAGAGGTGGTGGCCATAATGGTGCTGGTTTAGGTATGTGCGATGGGGGCCTGGTGATAGATCTTTCATTAATGAAAGGAACGCACGTGGATGCGGTAGAAAAAACCATTCAAGTGCAAGGCGGTTGCACCTTAGGCGACGTGGATCATGCTACGCATGCCTTTGGCATGGCAATCCCTATGGGTATTCAGTCTACAACCGGTATAGCCGGACTTACCTTAGGCGGGGGAGTAGGTCATCTTTCCCGTAAATGTGGTCTTACCATCGATAATTTGCTGGAAGCAGATGTTGTATTGGCTGATGGTCAATTTGTTAGGGCTAGCGAAGAGGAGAATTCCGATTTGTTCTGGGCAATACGGGGTGGGGGTGGCAACTTTGGGGTAGTTACTTCTTTTTTGTTTCGGACTCATCCCATCAGTATGGTTTATGGTGGACCTATGCTTTGGGAACTAACCGATGCCAAGGAAGTAATGAAGTGGTATCACGAATTTATAAAAGGAGCATCTGATGACATTAATGGATTTTTTGCTTTTTTAACGGTACCTCCCGGTCCTCCCTTCCCCGAACATCTGCATCTGAGAAATATGTGCGCCGTAGTTTGGTGCTATACTGGCAAATTGGAAGATGCAGAAAAAGCATTTGAGCCCATTCGCAATTTTAAAAAACCGGCACTTGACCTGGTTGGTCCATTACCTGTACCTGCCCTGCAAAGCATGTTCGATCCTTTAATGCCAACCGGAATGCAATGGTATTGGAAAGGGGATTATGTAAAAGAATTAACCGACGAAGCCATTGATTTATATATAGAACATGGTTCTAAATTGCCTACCATGCTGTCTACTATGCATCTTTATCCTATAAATGGCGCTGCCGGACGGGTAGATAAAAATGCAATGGCTTGGAATTTCCGCGATGCCAATTATGCCATGGTAATTGCAGGTATTGATCCGGATCCCGCGAACAAAGATGTTATTACCACTTGGGCAAAAGATTACTGGAATGCTGTGCATCCGCATAGTGAAGGAGGTTCTTATATTAATTTTATGATGGAAGAAGGTCAGGATCGGGTGAAAGCAACCTATGGCTCTAATTACGAAAAATTAGTAACTATTAAGAAAAAGTACGACCCCAATAATTTATTTAGAGTAAACCAAAATATAATACCAGTTTAG
- a CDS encoding class I SAM-dependent methyltransferase gives MDTLNKSALSFMLSIGHRSGLFDKMSEMDFATSAEIARVAQLNVRYVREWLGAMVTSGVVKYSSESKTYYLPKEHAAFVTRQAGVNNIAMAMQNAAVLGEVEDEILECFIKGGGVPYSKFHRFHEVMAEESGQIVLSSLETHILPLVPELTHQLKTGINMLDVGCGSGRVINKLASLYPESQFTGMDLSAEAIANGKEEAANLNLNNVEFIRKDLSDFDQTAPEAEYDFITTFDSIHDQGQPLLVLQGIYRALKKDGIYLMQDINGTSHLEEDKKHPLGTYLYTVSCMHCMTVSLAQNGEGLGAMWGEALTKDYLNRAGFTKIKTNQLAHDIINNWYVIRK, from the coding sequence ATGGATACATTAAATAAAAGTGCCTTATCTTTTATGTTATCCATTGGGCATCGTTCCGGATTATTCGATAAAATGAGCGAAATGGATTTTGCTACCTCAGCAGAAATTGCCCGTGTTGCCCAACTCAATGTACGGTATGTGCGAGAATGGCTCGGCGCTATGGTAACAAGCGGTGTAGTAAAGTATTCATCTGAATCGAAAACCTATTACTTACCAAAGGAGCATGCGGCATTTGTCACCCGGCAGGCTGGGGTAAATAATATAGCCATGGCCATGCAAAATGCGGCGGTTTTGGGCGAAGTGGAAGATGAGATACTGGAGTGCTTTATAAAAGGAGGCGGAGTACCTTATTCCAAGTTCCACCGCTTTCATGAGGTTATGGCTGAAGAAAGCGGGCAAATAGTTCTGTCTTCTCTGGAAACCCATATTCTTCCTCTGGTTCCTGAATTAACCCACCAATTAAAAACCGGAATTAACATGCTGGATGTTGGGTGCGGTTCCGGTAGAGTTATTAATAAACTAGCATCCCTTTATCCTGAATCACAATTTACGGGAATGGACTTGTCGGCTGAAGCTATTGCCAACGGTAAGGAGGAAGCAGCTAATCTAAATCTAAACAACGTTGAATTTATCCGTAAAGACCTCTCTGATTTTGACCAAACAGCACCAGAAGCGGAATATGATTTTATTACCACCTTTGATTCTATTCATGACCAAGGACAACCACTACTGGTTTTACAAGGGATTTACCGGGCTTTGAAGAAAGATGGTATTTACCTGATGCAGGATATCAACGGTACCAGTCATCTGGAAGAAGACAAAAAGCATCCCCTGGGTACTTACCTGTATACTGTATCTTGTATGCACTGCATGACGGTATCCTTAGCTCAAAATGGAGAAGGCCTGGGAGCTATGTGGGGAGAAGCCCTTACCAAAGATTATTTAAACCGAGCCGGCTTCACGAAGATTAAAACAAACCAACTGGCCCATGATATTATAAATAACTGGTATGTTATTCGTAAATAG
- a CDS encoding sigma-54-dependent transcriptional regulator, giving the protein MILIIDDDVAVRTSLGLLLKQAKYQTVSAAGAKSALYVLHQSQPIDLIILDMNFSMDTSGQDGLELLVKIKELNPQIPVILITGWGSIALAVEGMKAGAFDFVSKPWNNEHLLQTIHTALHLNKTTPEPDNSNLNRKQLNQQYQFANIIGEDSALIQILRQIGQISATDASVLIEGESGTGKELIAEAIHQNSLRKNQNFVKVNLGGISSSLFESEMFGHKKGAFTDAKGDRVGRFELANKGSIFLDEIGELDLSSQVKLLRVLQDRTYEVLGDSKPRQLDIRVICATNRDLAEMVAQGKFREDLFYRINLITVKLPALRERPQDIPLLVKHFLQNLQKTYHRPSLQISETALRYLAQQPLPGNIRELKNLVERTVLVSGKDYLDIADFQGQQPRNLKKAENQVMTGLGMMTLEEMEAVLIRQSMEQHKGNISKVAKSLGLSRGALYRRLEKFDIPYDAAD; this is encoded by the coding sequence ATGATTCTGATTATTGATGATGATGTTGCCGTCCGGACTTCGCTGGGTTTGCTGTTAAAGCAAGCCAAGTACCAAACCGTTTCTGCGGCCGGAGCCAAAAGCGCCTTGTACGTGCTGCACCAATCCCAACCCATCGACCTGATTATCCTGGATATGAATTTTTCCATGGATACTTCCGGCCAGGATGGTTTGGAATTACTTGTGAAAATTAAGGAATTAAACCCACAGATACCGGTTATTTTAATCACCGGTTGGGGTTCTATTGCGTTGGCTGTGGAAGGCATGAAAGCCGGCGCTTTTGACTTTGTTTCCAAACCCTGGAACAACGAACACTTGCTGCAAACTATTCATACGGCGCTGCACTTAAACAAAACTACGCCGGAGCCCGATAATAGCAATCTCAACCGAAAACAGTTAAACCAACAATATCAATTCGCCAACATTATCGGCGAAGATTCGGCATTAATACAAATTCTCCGGCAAATTGGTCAGATTAGCGCTACGGATGCCTCGGTGTTAATTGAAGGCGAAAGCGGTACGGGGAAAGAACTCATTGCTGAAGCTATTCACCAAAACAGTTTGCGCAAAAACCAGAATTTTGTGAAAGTAAACCTGGGCGGTATTTCCAGCAGCTTATTTGAAAGCGAAATGTTCGGCCATAAAAAAGGTGCTTTTACCGATGCCAAAGGCGACCGTGTGGGGCGGTTTGAACTGGCCAACAAAGGCAGCATTTTCCTCGATGAAATTGGTGAATTGGATTTAAGCAGTCAGGTAAAACTTTTACGGGTTTTACAAGACCGCACCTACGAAGTACTCGGCGACAGCAAACCCCGCCAACTGGATATCCGGGTAATTTGCGCCACCAACCGCGACTTGGCTGAAATGGTAGCTCAGGGCAAGTTCCGGGAAGATTTATTTTATCGGATTAACTTAATTACGGTTAAACTGCCTGCTCTGCGCGAACGGCCTCAGGATATACCGCTATTAGTAAAACATTTTCTGCAGAATTTACAAAAAACGTATCATCGGCCCAGCCTGCAAATATCCGAAACAGCGTTGCGTTATTTGGCGCAGCAGCCTTTACCCGGAAACATCCGCGAATTAAAAAATTTGGTAGAACGTACCGTATTAGTTTCAGGGAAAGACTATTTAGATATTGCGGATTTCCAGGGCCAGCAACCGAGAAATTTAAAAAAAGCGGAAAATCAGGTAATGACGGGTTTGGGCATGATGACCCTGGAAGAAATGGAAGCCGTATTAATTCGTCAATCTATGGAACAGCACAAAGGCAATATTAGTAAAGTAGCCAAATCGCTGGGTTTAAGCCGGGGCGCCTTGTACCGGCGTCTCGAAAAATTCGACATTCCTTATGACGCTGCGGACTAG
- a CDS encoding APC family permease yields the protein MDKATDIDKRLLELGHPQGLRRRLHIWHVVGLALALMSPTVAVFLLATAVFSVGGTFTIGANIIINLIAIPLTLIIAELGALYPVTGGIYSLARRILPGPIMWMVGFNILVMGVIFLAVSSLGIAPFLKNLLPGFRVPDQLIAILMLLIATSIALIKVELGAIINAVLIVVECIALGTIIVAGFSHPHQSVPDILLQPTRLQSGHLTPVTTGFLLATLPAAFSMITAPELVLGYSEELIGNTKTLAKAVLISSFLGIPLILIPLTAAVVAAPNLVAFLQSPTPVIYSIQQAFGNETATFINVCICVALFTAMIGALMYFPRLLYAMGRDGMWGSGFTHQISTLNRYSVPGVAIVVIAFVSLLLIFVSALNWLVIFLGTCVTTIYFFVGLMGLWSRFKSPQELRPYRMPVWPICPIIVMLFTAFVLTSQDSQYLIGFLILNTAAVLAGAIKNKYSTSS from the coding sequence TTGGATAAGGCAACAGACATTGATAAAAGGTTATTGGAACTAGGCCATCCGCAAGGTCTGCGTCGACGGCTCCATATCTGGCATGTTGTTGGTTTAGCGCTGGCACTTATGAGTCCAACAGTAGCAGTATTTCTGTTGGCTACTGCGGTTTTTTCTGTTGGCGGTACTTTTACCATTGGTGCAAATATTATTATTAATCTTATTGCTATCCCTTTAACTCTTATTATTGCTGAACTTGGTGCCTTGTACCCGGTTACCGGCGGAATTTATTCCTTAGCTCGTCGCATTCTTCCAGGACCCATCATGTGGATGGTGGGATTTAATATACTCGTGATGGGAGTTATATTTCTCGCTGTATCAAGTCTGGGAATAGCTCCATTTCTCAAAAATTTACTGCCTGGCTTCCGGGTACCGGATCAATTAATTGCAATTCTCATGTTGCTAATTGCTACAAGTATTGCACTTATTAAGGTAGAATTAGGAGCCATTATTAATGCAGTACTAATTGTAGTGGAATGTATTGCTTTAGGAACCATTATTGTAGCAGGGTTTTCTCATCCGCATCAATCTGTGCCGGATATTCTACTCCAACCCACCAGGCTTCAAAGTGGGCATCTCACTCCGGTTACTACTGGCTTTTTGTTAGCGACACTTCCTGCCGCTTTTAGTATGATTACAGCACCTGAACTTGTTCTGGGCTATTCGGAAGAGTTAATTGGCAATACAAAAACGCTTGCCAAAGCAGTTTTAATTTCTAGCTTTCTGGGTATTCCATTGATTTTAATTCCGCTTACCGCAGCGGTTGTGGCAGCTCCTAATCTGGTGGCATTCCTTCAGTCACCTACCCCTGTTATCTACTCCATTCAGCAAGCTTTTGGAAACGAAACGGCGACCTTTATTAATGTATGCATTTGCGTTGCTTTATTTACCGCAATGATTGGGGCATTAATGTATTTCCCCCGGCTTTTATATGCCATGGGCCGGGATGGAATGTGGGGAAGTGGATTTACCCATCAGATTTCCACCCTTAACCGGTATAGTGTACCTGGTGTGGCAATAGTGGTAATAGCTTTTGTTTCGCTCCTACTCATTTTTGTGAGCGCGCTTAATTGGCTGGTTATTTTTTTGGGTACCTGTGTTACTACAATTTATTTTTTTGTTGGACTAATGGGTTTGTGGTCGCGCTTTAAATCTCCGCAAGAACTAAGGCCATATCGGATGCCTGTTTGGCCAATTTGCCCCATTATTGTTATGCTTTTTACCGCATTTGTATTAACCAGCCAAGACAGCCAATACCTCATTGGTTTCCTCATCCTGAACACAGCAGCCGTACTTGCGGGAGCTATAAAAAATAAATATTCAACCTCATCTTAA